In Seonamhaeicola sp. S2-3, the genomic window AGTTTCACCGTATGCTTTCTGGTATTATAGCTTCCAAAGCTATTTGCTATTTCAGCAAATGCTTCTTTAGAAAAGGCATCGGTTAACACATTTAAACTAGCCCCAAAAGCACCAGAGCCATTGGTTGATGTACCAACACCACGCTGTAATTGTAAGCTCTGAGTTGACGAGGCAAAGTCTCCTAAATTCACCCAAAAACTTCCTTGGCTTTCTGCATCATTATAAGGAATTCCGTTAATGGTTACATTTACCCTAGAGGCATCAGAACCACGTACTCTAATACTTGTATACCCTACACCTGCTCCAGCATCACTTGTAGTAACTACAGATGGTAAATAATTAAGTAAAGTAGGGATATCTTGCCCCAAATTACGTTTTGCCAGCTCCTCTTTACTTACATTTGAATGGGTAATGGGCGAATCTGCATCAACACGTACTGCTTTCACTAAAACTTCGTCTAGTTTTTCTGTTGAAGTTGAATCTTGTTGTACTTGATTTTGTTGCGCGTTTGCGCTGACTGATAACACTAAAAGTGTTAAAAAAAGAAATAAATTTTTCATGTCGATTAAAAAAATATAATCGAATAAAAAGAGGTAATTATTCTTTTGGTTATTAAAAATTGATTTTATTAAATAAGATGCTAAAACTAAATTGTTTAGTATAACATCTTAATATCCCTAAACAGCATTACCTGTTCTAGGTTCATTGGGTATGATCTCAGCCAGTTACTAAACAAGTTTAGTATTTAGGCACCCCTTTTTGAGAACAGCGCAAATATACAGCAGATTTATAAATTTTGAAGTATGAATTAATTTTTTTTAATCTAAACTTGGTTTTTGTCTATTAGCCTTTTTTTCAGCCTGCTTTCGTTTACTCTTTAATCGTTTTTTTATAACCGATTTTGGTGTTTTTGTAGCAATTCTTTGTTTCTTAACTTTTAAAGAGTTGTTAATTAACTCCATAAAACGTTTAATTACTAGTTCTTTATTTCTAATCTGGCTTCTACTTTCACTACAAGATAAAATTAATACTCCTTCTTTAGTTAGCCTATGTTTAAGTTTTGATAGAAGCCGTTGTTTTTGTGTTTCTGAGAACACCTTAGAATTTATTAAATTAAAATGTAACTCTACCTTAGTGGCCACTTTGTTAACATGCTGCCCGCCACTACCCGAACTTTTTACTGCTTTAAAAGTAAGCTCTTTTAATAATGATACTTCATTAAACATTATCCTCTACTTGGTGCGCCGGTTTTAATAAATCGTTTACTGTTTTAACCGGGTTAAAAGTTTCTAAAGGCACCTCAACAAAAATAGAATTCCAATACGCCATACTACCATTCCATAATCCGGGTAATTCTAAAGCTTTAACATCGGTTCCATTTTGAGTTTTCATAGTTATAAAAGCAGCTTCATGATCTACATATTCTTTTAAATTGAATTTTTCTCCTTTATAATTTTTAACGGCACAAACTAAATCTGTAGGATTAAAATGAGTTGCTTTATATACAATACCTTGTTGTTCTTTGCTACTAAAGTTAATTTGAGCAAATTCTACTATTTGAAGAGACACATCACCCGATTCTGCTTTTACCCAAAAAGGTCCTCCTCCTGGTTGTCCTTCGTTTTTAACCATACCACAAACCCTAATAGGTCTGTTAAATTTTTCTCTTAAATAGGCGCTTTTTTTCTCTGAACTAAATTCATCAAAATCTGATGGAACCATTACATTTAATCTGTGAATTAAAAATAAAGCCATGATTTTGTAATCCTCATCATCACAGTCATTTTTATCTAATTTATTTAAATATGCAAATACCTTTTCTTGAACGTTTAACAAAACACCTGCTAGTAATTTTTTGTATTCTGAAATAGATACATTTTTGTCTTCAACAGTAATATTATCTATATTCTTAATAAAGATTATATCATAATCTAATTCATTTAAATTCTCTAATAGTGCCCCATGTCCTGCGGGTCTAAATAAAATAGAATTATCTTCATTTCTATAAACTTTATTATCTGAAGTAAGCGCTACCGTTTCTGTAGCTTCCTTTTGATAAGAATATGACACTTTAAAAGTAACACCTGTTTTTTCTGTTAAATCATTTTTTATTTTTTCAAATTCAGACTTAAAATAATTGTGATGTTTTTTTGAAACTGTAAAGTGTAAATTTGCTGTTTTCTTTGAACTAGCATATAAAGTAGACTCTAGTAAATGCTCTCTAAAAGCCGAAACGACTTGATCTTGATATTTATGAAACGGTAATAGTCCTTTTGGGAAAAAGCTATAATTTAGAGCGTTCTCATCTAACATGGCTTTTACAAATGCACTGCAAGTTTCATCACATGTGAAGTAATCAAAGTTTGGAACTGTTTCTTTTAATTTTTTAACAACTTCTGAATAAAACGGGAAAGATTCTATATTTGAAAAAAAGGTTTTTACCAAATCATTATTCTGCCTATCAATATACTCGTTAATAGTTTCTTTTTCTGGATTATACGTTCTTAAAAACTGAAATAAAAATTTAAACATTCTAGTTGCTGCACCAGATGCTGGCACAAACTTAACAATAGACAAGTTATCCCTTTTATTATCATAAAATTGAATGTAATCTTGTATTTCTTTTTCAGTAAAACGTTCAATGCCTCTTCCTACAGTAGCTGCTGCTAATAGTTTAGAATAAGACATACCGTTTTTTAAACGTTCTATTTGGGCATGAACTTGATCTACAGTTATCCCTTTGCTATGAATTTGCTCAATGTCTTTTTCAGTGAACATTTTTTATTTTTTTAATAGTTTGTTTATATGGTTTACTGCTACTTCTAAACGTTCTTTTAGGCTTCCTTTTAATAAAACATAGGGTTTGTTTTGTTTTATTAACTCATCTTCAAAAGCCTTAAACATACGTTCTCTTTCATTTGGTTTATCACGTAAATCGTCGGCTTCCCAAGGGGTGTCAATATAAGTTAAAAAATACAAATCATACGTGTTTTTTAAGGCGTATTTTTCAAGAATAGGATCGCAAACTCCTGAGTAATATGTTTCTGAATATACTTTTGTTTCTAATAAATCGGTGTCACATATTAATACAGAATTGGTTTTTTGGGCTAATGTATTTTCTAATTTCATTTGTCCAATAGCAATTGGCAATAAATCCTTGGGTTCGCAGGTTTTTCGTTCATTATTCCATTTATTTTGAAGATACTCCCGCGCATATTCTGGCACCCAAACAGAATTATAATACCTAGCTAATTGCCTAGATAAGGTTGTTTTCCCTGTAGATTCTGGACCAAACAAAACTACTTTTATACAGTTTGCTGGTTGTTGTTTAAGATTTTTTTCCATGCTAAATAGCCTAAAATTGCAATAATAGTAAAACCTAAATATTGTAAACTAGTAAAGGTAAAACCCTTGTAAAAGTACAAAGGCACCGAAATAATATCGCCAATTATCCAGAAAATCCAGTTCTCCAGTTTGCGTCTAGCCATTAACCACATGCCAACAAAAAATATAGCTGTGGTAATGGTATCAACATAGGCTACCCATCCGTTCCATTTATCAAATGTTATGTAAACTAAATAAACAAAAAGTAAAGTTGCCATAAATATAGAGATACTTAGTTTTTTTTCGTTGAATGTTGTTAGAGATATTGGTGTAACATGCTCTTTATCAATTTTCTTCGTCCACACATACCAACCATAAACACTCATAATAAAGTAATACGCATTAATCATCATATCTCCCAACAATTCCCATTTTAATAGCAGATATACAAAAATAATTGTGCTTATCATCCCTGTTGGAAATACTAAAACTTTGTTTTGTTTAGAAAACCAAACCGAGAGAAACCCAAAAATTACTGCTATTATTTCAAGAACAATATCAACTGTTTCATATTCTAAATATTGCCCAAAGAAAAAATCAAAAATGGGGTTCATAATTGTGTCTGTCTGATTTTACAATTTTCATGTATAAAAGTCCCTTGTCAATAAGTTCAAAAGCTTCTTTAATTTCCTCATTTAATACCTCCATTACCTTGTCATAATCACCATACACCTGAGTACTTAAAGGGTTTTCTTTAACTTTTAGATTTGATGCTCTTAACCTTTTAATAAAGTGAATGATTGCAGGTTCAAAATCGTCTTGTAGTGGTGTTAATGTTAATTCTACTGATATTTTCATGATTTTATTTTAATTCTTCAAAAAATGATTCATTTTCTTCAAAAGCAGTACCAATTACTACTAAATCTGCTCCAGAATTATATGCGTTTTCTAGTTGTTTACTATTTTTTATGCCGCCTCCTACTATTAATGGAATACTAAGTTTATTTTTTACACTTTTTATAATGTCTTCTGAAATAGGACTTTTAGCACCACTTCCGGCTTCTAAATAAATGAGTTTCATACCCAAAAGTTCTCCAGCCTTTGCTGTTTTTGTAATTAGAGACACATTTATTCTTGACATGGGTTTGGTATTAGTAACACGCTCTACGGCAGATTTGTTTCCGCTTTCTATTAAAATATAGCCTGTTGGAATTATTTCTAGTCCTGTTTCTGATAATTTAGTAACAGAATCTACATGCTTACCTATTAAAAAATCAGGATTCCTACCAGAAATAAGCGATAAAAACAAAAGTCCGTCTGCCTTACCTGTAATCTGGTTTACATCTCCTGGAAACAAAACCACGGGAACATTGGTATATTTTTTTATTTCTTCAACTAAATCTTCGGTATCATTTTCATCAACAGTGCTTCCTCCTACAAAAATATGAGTAGCAACAGACTCATTAATTTTTGAAATAAATCTAGACACCTCATTAACTACCACCTTATCAGGGTCAATTAAAACTGCTAAAAGTTTATCACCTTTTAAAGCTGAAGCCTGTATTTTTTTATAAATAGAATTCATTTAAGTAATGGCATAAGCACAAGAAAAACCTTCAAATTCAATAAATTTAATTTGGTATCGGTATTTTCTGTTTAAGTAATCTATCCAAGCTATAGTTTCAGAATCTTCAATATTAAACGGAATAGTTAAACAATGATTTTTAAAACTTAAACCTGGCGTTGCAAAAAGTTTGTATAAAGACTCTTTTACACACCAAATTAATGTGAGTTTTTTTATATAATCGGGCTCATTTTCATTTAAATAATTGGTTTCATAATCAATAAATTTATGTGCAATTACTTTTATTTTTTCGCGTTGTTTTTCTATATCAATCCCAACAACCTCATTACTAATAATTACTGCTGAAAAATTAAAAGAATGTGTAATTGAAATATGTTTTCCATCACTTAAATGCGGTTTCCCAAACTCATCATAAACCAAATCAGAATCCTCATAACCAAATTCACGAAGCAAATGCCTAACACTTAAAAAACCACGCTGGTGCATGCTACTTTTCATAGCCTCTACACGCTGTAAACTTTTGTTAGTTAAAGCTAATGGTTTCATTAAATCACTGTAAGACTCTGTAATTTTCCAGATTTTAACACAAGTTTGTGAGTTGGGTATAAGGGTTTTATAAAGAGGCATTTAGTTTTATGAAAGTTATTGGCTATCTTTGCCGTTTAATATTTAAGACCCACAAATATAACAATATGAGTACAAAAACAGTTGCTTACGTTCCTAATAAGGTTAAAGATATTTCTTTAGCGGAATGGGGCAGAAAAGAAATAGAATTAGCAGAGGCCGAAATGCCAGGTTTAATGAGCTTACGCGAAGAGTACAAAGACCAACAACCCTTAAAAGGCGCTCGTATTGCTGGCTGCTTGCACATGACCATACAAACCGCAGTACTAATTGAAACTTTACAAGCTTTAGGTGCCGAAGTTACTTGGAGTTCTTGTAACATTTTCTCTACTCAAGATCAAGCTGCTGCTGCTATTGCCGCTGCTGGAACTGCTGTTTACGCATGGAAAGATATGACCGAAGAAGAGTTTGATTGGTGTATTGAGCAAACCTTATTTTTTGGTGAAGACCGTAAGCCACTTAACATGATTCTTGATGATGGTGGCGATTTAACCAATATGGTTTTAGATAAATACCCAGAATTAGCTGCCGGAATTAAAGGTTTAAGTGAAGAAACCACTACTGGTGTACACCGTTTATACGAGCGTGTTAAAAATGACACATTACCAATACCTGCTATTAATGTAAACGACTCGGTAACAAAATCTAAATTTGATAATAAATATGGGTGTCGCGAAAGTGCTGTAGATGCTATTCGTCGTGCAACCGATGTTATGCTAGCTGGAAAACGCGTAGTAGTTTGTGGTTATGGCGATGTTGGTAAAGGTACAGCTGCATCATTTAAAGGCGCCGGAAGTATTGTAACCGTTACAGAAATAGATCCCATTTGTGCTTTACAAGCAGCTATGGATGGTTTTGAAGTTAAAAAACTAGAAACCGTTGTTAGTAATGCCGATATTATAATTACAACTACAGGTAATAAAGACATTGTTCGTGCAGAACACTTTAAAGCCATGAAAGACAAAACCATAGTTTGTAACATTGGTCATTTTGATAACGAAATACAAATGGCTTGGTTAAACGAAAACTACGGAAACACTAAAAACACCATTAAACCACAAGTAGATAAATATACCATTGATGGTAACGATATTATTATACTTGCCGAAGGTCGTTTAGTAAATCTTGGTTGCGCTACTGGCCACCCAAGTTTTGTAATGAGTAACTCATTTACCAACCAAACTTTAGCACAAATAGAGCTTTGGAATCACAGCGACAAATACGAAAACAAAGTGTACATGCTACCAAAACATTTAGATGAAAAAGTAGCAAAACTTCACCTAGAAAAAATTGGTGTAGAATTAACAGAATTACGTGAAGACCAAGCTGAATATATTGGTGTTACTGTTGAAGGTCCATATAAACCAGAACATTACAGATATTAATTGTATGCTGAATAATGTCACACTGAGCGCAGTCAAAGTGTTTTTCGGCATCTCAAATAAAAAAAAATCCCAAGCTACATTTTTAGTTTGGGATTTTTTTTATTCTTCTTTTGGGCGTTACCACAAGGGTCGGGCTTTCGGCAGTCGCTCCTTCCTACGTCAGGGAGCTTCAACAAATGCCTCAATCCCTAACGCAGTAAAACTTCTCGATACAATTTCTCGTACCTCGAAATCACTCGAAGTGACGTAACTTATAAATAAAACTATACAACGTATTTAGCAAACAACCGTCAGTTCGAGTAATTCGCCTTAAGCGAATTGTATCGAGAACCTTTAAAAACTAAAATTAGCTAGACTTAACAGTTTTATAAACTACAACTTCTCGATACAATTTCTCGTGCCTCGAAATCACTAGTGACGTAACTTATAAAAAACTATACAACGTATTTAGTAAACAACCGTCAGTTCGAGTAATTCGCCTTAAGCGAATTGTATCGAGAACCTTTAAAAACTAAAATTAGCTAGACTTAACAGTTTTATAAACTACAACTTCTCGATACAATTTCTCGTGCCTCGAAATCACTCGAAGTGACGTAACTTATAAAAAACTATACAACATATTTAGTAAACAACCGTCAGTTCGAGTAATTCGCCTTAAGCGAATTGTATCGAGAACCGTTTTAATCCTTTCTCATTAATCCTGCTCAAAATACCACCATAAACTGGAATCTATACTCGATTTCATTTTATTTACATCAGCCTCATCTTTTAAAAAAACCGTTAGGTTTTCGCTTACTCGGTTTCGTTCAACACTTTTTCTAATTTCAATAGTATCAATTTCATTAAAATGCTCTAAATGCTTTTTAATTCTAGAGTCTAAAGATTCATCTCCTAAAAAAATCTTAATTGTAGGTTGCGTTGGGGAATTCCGTATTTCTGATCTGAATGGTAGCATAAGCATAAATTTTTAAAGTAAAACATGTTCTTAATTGCAAATGCAATAGCCTAAGTTAATAATTTATTATGGTAAAATCAATAAAAAAGCCCTTCTCTATTACAGAAAAGGACTTTATTTTATAACAAAATATTAGATTACTATTGCAAATTAAGCTTTTTTAAATCATGAAAAAAGAAAGTCTTATCATCATTCATACTAACAAATAGTCCATTAGGAAATTTATCACCCAATGCTTCTGTAGTTACCTCACAACCATCAGTTTCTGTGGTTCCTAGGTTAATTTCTTTTATAAAAGCATTAGTTTCTACATCAAAAATATTGAATGTTCCCGCTTGCTGGTTTGATACTATTAAAAATGAATTATTTGGATAATTAGCAATGGCAATACCTTCAATATCCTCTTTAAAATATTCACCTCCAAAACAATAAATTTCTTTGTCTCCTTTTGAAGGTTCTGCATAATATTTACGAATACAATGTCCTTCATCAGAATAGTAAACAATACCATTTTGGTTATCTACAGCTATTGCTTCAATTTCTTTTTTACCGCTAAACTCACCAAACTTTCTAACCAAATTTGCTTTAACGCCAGTGCTATCTGAGACCAATTCATACTGATATAAATACCCGTTTTTAGGACCTGTTTTTCTGCCCACAATAGCATAAAATTTATTGGTTTTGACTGATTTATACAAAGCTATTCCCATTGGTAAATTAGCCTCTGGCATGGTAGCATCTGTAAAAACTTTAAATCCTCCGTTATCTAATGGTTTCATATCTGGAACTGTATATAACCTAATTTGCTGACGCTCTCTTTCAGTAAATGCCATGATATCGACTTTTGTTGAATCATTTAACTGAAAATCATATTCTAAATCTACATTATTTGGACGTTTTAAGCCTCTAATGGTTTTACTTTCAATTATTTTACCATCTAAATCAAAAGCGTAAATAGCACCTTCTGTATCTTTATCTGTTCCAAAAACAATACTTTTTGAAGCATCGTTTTTGTTTACCCAAATAGCAGGGTCATCGGTATCATGCAAGGTCTTTTCTGTAATAACATCTGGTGGCGTTACAGGCAACTTTTTTCCGCATGATACTAATATTAACCCAACTAGTATAATAAGTTTATTCATTTTAATTTTTTGCTTTAAATAAGTCATACTTTAAACCAAATGTAATGCGTCTTCCATAATATTCAGCTTGCATCGTTCTATTTTTAACGCCTTGGAAATAACGTAATGGTTGATCTGTAATGTTGTTTAAATCGAAATACAATCTTAAGTTATCATTAAAAGCGTAAGATGCGTTAAAATCTAACAAGAATTGCTCATCGTAATATCTATCTTCAAAAGCATTCCCTCCTATTTCATCAATATAAGCATCAGAATAGTTTGCAGATAAACGTAAGTTCAATTTTTTACCGCTATATGACACCGATCCGTTAAACATATTTGGAGCTGTACCGGGTAAGTCTAAATCATCACGCTCATCACCATCTTCATTTCTTATACCATCTGCACTAGAGGTTAAATACGTGTAGTTAGCCATAATACCTAAATTTTTAAGGAATCCAGGTAAGAAATCTAACTGACGTTGAAAAGACACCTCTGCTCCTGTAACTGTAGCATCATCTCCGTTTTGAGGTTGAAACGCATCATATCCTGTACTTGTATCTTCAAATTGGAAGGTGTAAATGAAATCTGATATATTTTTATGAAATACTCCTCCAGAAATAATACCAACACTTTTAAAATAGTGTTCTGCCATTAAATCAAAGTTCATAGAAGTTGTAGCTTCTAAATCTGGGTTTCCTAAAAATATTTCTTCATCATCATTAACAACATCTATACTTGGTACAATATCGGCATAATTAGGTCTTGCCAACGTGTTTGTCCATGCAAAACGTAATACAGTATTGTTGCTAATATTGTATTTAAAATGTACTCCTGGTAAAATATTTATATAGTCTTTTTCTTCTGTAATGATACCAATAACATCTTCTTCATCTTCAATTTCATTACCCGTTGCTTCTGTTTTAGTACTCTCTAATCTTAAACCAGCTAAAACACTAAGTTTATCTGATAGTTTTTGATCAAACATAGCGTAAGCCGCATATACGTTTTCTTTTACTTCATAGTTAGCTCTTAGGTACTCATCTGGCACATCAGATTCTTCAAATAAAGATGCATTAGAAAAATCTAAATCTCCTAAGAATTCTTCGTCTACAAAAAACCCTGCTTTGTACTTACTACCTGCTAAATAATCATCCGTTGTTTTATCTACTAAGGGTAGGTTTAGCATATTTTCATAAAAATCTTCATTTAAACCTTCATACTCAAAGAAGTTATTATCTCTTTGTTTTTCTTTTACTTTAGCTCTAGCTCCAAATTTTAAGAACCCACCTTTACCTAATAAGTTTGCAGGTAATTTAAAGTTAACAAAGGCATTAAAATCTTTTTCGTCTGTATATTGATTTTCTTCGGTAAATTCACCAAATTCAAAATTACTTGGAGAGGCATTGGCAGAATTTTCGGGAGTAAATAAAGGAAATTTAGAATCTGATACGTCATTTAAAATTATATATTCAGATTCATATTCTGCATATCTTTCATGTAAACGTTCTTCTGAAGCTTTTGCATAAGACGCTAACCAATCTAACTGCAGTTTACCAAATAAATGCTCGCCTCCTAAACTATAGTTTTGCATACGTTGGTCTTCTAAACGGGTATTTTTATTTCTGTCATTATCAATACCTCCTTTGGTTTGTCTTTTAACCTCTACTGGAAATCTTGTAGGAATACCATTGGTAATTGTAAAATCTCCTTCTTCTATATCTTCGGCATCTAAAATTTCATGCTCTAACCTAAATCTATTCTCTCTATCATCACGCCAGTTGTACATAGATTTAATAAAAATCTTGTTATTAGCATTAAACGCATAATCAAAGTTAGCAGAAAAACTTCTACGAATTCTTTGTACAAAATAGGCGCGTTGTTCAAAAACGTTGGTGTATGGATTTACATCTACTTCAACTTCTTCATCTGCATCGGCATCATAATAAGCAAACTCATCTGTCCATTCTGCTTCTATATTATCAGAGCCAAAATCGTTATCGTTAATTGATGATGATAGCATCCATCCAAACTTACCATTTTTACTTCTATCTCCTATCAAGAAAGAGGCATTAAGTATTCTTCTATCTGTAATTGTGTTAACCCCAGAACCTAAAGTTGCTGCTACTCTAAATCCGTTAGGAGATGTTCTAGTTACTAAATTTACAGAACCTCCTAAAGCATCTGCATCCATATCTGGTGTTACAGCTTTATTAACTTCAATAAGTTGAATCATGTCTGATGGAATAAGATCCATTTGAACATTTCTGTTATCACCTTCAGCCGAAGGAATTCTACTACCATTTAATGTAACCGAGTTTAATTGAGGCGCTAAACCACGCACAATAATATTACGTGCTTCACCTTGATCTACTTGCATGGTAATACCAGGAATACGCTTTACGGCATCACCAATATTAGCATCTGGAAATTTACCAATTTGATCGGTTGATACTATATTAGTAATGTTTTGCTTGTTTTTTTGGGCATTTAATGCCTTTGCTTGTCCACTATTATAACCGTTTATTACAATATCTTCTAACTCTAAAGCTTTTGCACTAATTGCTATAGTAACATTTGTTGTTTCGCCGTTTTTTATTTCAACCTCTGTTTCGGTATCGGCATACCCTAAATACATGACTTTAATAGTTTGGTTTCCTGAGGGAACATTTACGAAAACAAACTTACCATCTACATCAGAAATCACACCTTTATTTAGTGATTCTATTAGCACGTTTGCAAAAGGAACGGCTAGTCCTTTTTCATCAATAATGGTTCCTTGAATATTTCCATTTTGCGAAAACCCCAAAAAAGAAAATATCAAGGTTAATAATAAAAATGCATATTGTTTTTTCATGATTAATTAATTGGTTAATTATTAATACGAAATAACAAAAGCACCTTACTATCTTTATTAATTAAATTTTAAGTTATGGTTATTTATACGAAAGAAAAAACCTATATTTTAAGTTCACTTAACATTAAGAAGAACTTTAGTAAACATGAGTAACAATAAAAAAAGCCCCTTCTGAATTAACAGAAGGAGCTTTAGAGTATTTTTATAAAACTTACTTATTAAGCCTCAAATGGCTCAATAGATACGTAAGATTTATTATCTTTTTTCTTAGTGAATTTTACAATACCATCAACTTTGGCATGTAATGTGTGATCTTTTGAAGAATACACATTTTCACCTGGGTGATGTGTATTTCCTCTTTGTCTTACGATAATGTTTCCAGCTATTGCAGCTTGACCACCAAAAATCTTAACACCTAAGCGTTTTGATTCTGATTCTCTACCGTTTTTCGAACTTCCGACTCCTTTTTTATGTGCCATTTTATTTCGATTTTATTTTAACAATAAGAAGTAAGCTTAAGCTTTACCTCCATCTAATTCGTCTTGCCATTTTTTAAGTTCATCCCACTTACCTTCAGCAGCTAATTTAGCTTGTTCTGGCCAAGTGTCTGTAACATGGTTACCTCTTACATCTGCAATAATTTCAGAGATTTTCTCTGGAGTAGAAGCAGCTAAATCTGCAAATGTTGCAATTCCAGCTTCAACTAGCGTTGATGCAATTTTAGGTCCTATACCTTCAATTTTCTTTAAGTCATCTGCTTTTCCTGTAGCTTTTTTAGCTGC contains:
- a CDS encoding DUF4301 family protein translates to MFTEKDIEQIHSKGITVDQVHAQIERLKNGMSYSKLLAAATVGRGIERFTEKEIQDYIQFYDNKRDNLSIVKFVPASGAATRMFKFLFQFLRTYNPEKETINEYIDRQNNDLVKTFFSNIESFPFYSEVVKKLKETVPNFDYFTCDETCSAFVKAMLDENALNYSFFPKGLLPFHKYQDQVVSAFREHLLESTLYASSKKTANLHFTVSKKHHNYFKSEFEKIKNDLTEKTGVTFKVSYSYQKEATETVALTSDNKVYRNEDNSILFRPAGHGALLENLNELDYDIIFIKNIDNITVEDKNVSISEYKKLLAGVLLNVQEKVFAYLNKLDKNDCDDEDYKIMALFLIHRLNVMVPSDFDEFSSEKKSAYLREKFNRPIRVCGMVKNEGQPGGGPFWVKAESGDVSLQIVEFAQINFSSKEQQGIVYKATHFNPTDLVCAVKNYKGEKFNLKEYVDHEAAFITMKTQNGTDVKALELPGLWNGSMAYWNSIFVEVPLETFNPVKTVNDLLKPAHQVEDNV
- the arfB gene encoding alternative ribosome rescue aminoacyl-tRNA hydrolase ArfB, producing MFNEVSLLKELTFKAVKSSGSGGQHVNKVATKVELHFNLINSKVFSETQKQRLLSKLKHRLTKEGVLILSCSESRSQIRNKELVIKRFMELINNSLKVKKQRIATKTPKSVIKKRLKSKRKQAEKKANRQKPSLD
- a CDS encoding 4'-phosphopantetheinyl transferase superfamily protein — protein: MPLYKTLIPNSQTCVKIWKITESYSDLMKPLALTNKSLQRVEAMKSSMHQRGFLSVRHLLREFGYEDSDLVYDEFGKPHLSDGKHISITHSFNFSAVIISNEVVGIDIEKQREKIKVIAHKFIDYETNYLNENEPDYIKKLTLIWCVKESLYKLFATPGLSFKNHCLTIPFNIEDSETIAWIDYLNRKYRYQIKFIEFEGFSCAYAIT
- a CDS encoding thiamine-binding protein; the encoded protein is MKISVELTLTPLQDDFEPAIIHFIKRLRASNLKVKENPLSTQVYGDYDKVMEVLNEEIKEAFELIDKGLLYMKIVKSDRHNYEPHF
- a CDS encoding AAA family ATPase, with amino-acid sequence MEKNLKQQPANCIKVVLFGPESTGKTTLSRQLARYYNSVWVPEYAREYLQNKWNNERKTCEPKDLLPIAIGQMKLENTLAQKTNSVLICDTDLLETKVYSETYYSGVCDPILEKYALKNTYDLYFLTYIDTPWEADDLRDKPNERERMFKAFEDELIKQNKPYVLLKGSLKERLEVAVNHINKLLKK
- a CDS encoding geranylgeranylglyceryl/heptaprenylglyceryl phosphate synthase translates to MNSIYKKIQASALKGDKLLAVLIDPDKVVVNEVSRFISKINESVATHIFVGGSTVDENDTEDLVEEIKKYTNVPVVLFPGDVNQITGKADGLLFLSLISGRNPDFLIGKHVDSVTKLSETGLEIIPTGYILIESGNKSAVERVTNTKPMSRINVSLITKTAKAGELLGMKLIYLEAGSGAKSPISEDIIKSVKNKLSIPLIVGGGIKNSKQLENAYNSGADLVVIGTAFEENESFFEELK
- a CDS encoding phytase → MNKLIILVGLILVSCGKKLPVTPPDVITEKTLHDTDDPAIWVNKNDASKSIVFGTDKDTEGAIYAFDLDGKIIESKTIRGLKRPNNVDLEYDFQLNDSTKVDIMAFTERERQQIRLYTVPDMKPLDNGGFKVFTDATMPEANLPMGIALYKSVKTNKFYAIVGRKTGPKNGYLYQYELVSDSTGVKANLVRKFGEFSGKKEIEAIAVDNQNGIVYYSDEGHCIRKYYAEPSKGDKEIYCFGGEYFKEDIEGIAIANYPNNSFLIVSNQQAGTFNIFDVETNAFIKEINLGTTETDGCEVTTEALGDKFPNGLFVSMNDDKTFFFHDLKKLNLQ
- the ahcY gene encoding adenosylhomocysteinase, with translation MSTKTVAYVPNKVKDISLAEWGRKEIELAEAEMPGLMSLREEYKDQQPLKGARIAGCLHMTIQTAVLIETLQALGAEVTWSSCNIFSTQDQAAAAIAAAGTAVYAWKDMTEEEFDWCIEQTLFFGEDRKPLNMILDDGGDLTNMVLDKYPELAAGIKGLSEETTTGVHRLYERVKNDTLPIPAINVNDSVTKSKFDNKYGCRESAVDAIRRATDVMLAGKRVVVCGYGDVGKGTAASFKGAGSIVTVTEIDPICALQAAMDGFEVKKLETVVSNADIIITTTGNKDIVRAEHFKAMKDKTIVCNIGHFDNEIQMAWLNENYGNTKNTIKPQVDKYTIDGNDIIILAEGRLVNLGCATGHPSFVMSNSFTNQTLAQIELWNHSDKYENKVYMLPKHLDEKVAKLHLEKIGVELTELREDQAEYIGVTVEGPYKPEHYRY
- the pnuC gene encoding nicotinamide riboside transporter PnuC, giving the protein MNPIFDFFFGQYLEYETVDIVLEIIAVIFGFLSVWFSKQNKVLVFPTGMISTIIFVYLLLKWELLGDMMINAYYFIMSVYGWYVWTKKIDKEHVTPISLTTFNEKKLSISIFMATLLFVYLVYITFDKWNGWVAYVDTITTAIFFVGMWLMARRKLENWIFWIIGDIISVPLYFYKGFTFTSLQYLGFTIIAILGYLAWKKILNNNQQTV